A genomic segment from Syntrophotalea acetylenivorans encodes:
- a CDS encoding CDP-alcohol phosphatidyltransferase family protein codes for MVLNIPNSLTLLRLFLVPLVTIAIIYREFELTLALFLVAALSDLLDGLFARLLDQCTLLGLYLDPAADKMLTLSCYLSLAFIGLVPAWLAVVVFFKDLFMILGAAIIFFCGWELKVEPSRWGKHTTFLQLITVAAVLLIVVTGWSGSWISWLFYLTGLLTIFSGGHYIFQRLRTLPEQPQLPA; via the coding sequence ATGGTTTTGAATATCCCGAATTCGCTAACCCTGCTGCGGTTGTTTCTAGTACCGTTGGTTACTATCGCAATAATTTATCGTGAATTCGAGCTGACTTTGGCTTTGTTTCTGGTGGCAGCCCTTAGCGATCTGCTGGATGGGCTTTTTGCTCGTCTGCTCGATCAGTGTACACTGTTAGGACTCTACTTGGACCCGGCAGCAGATAAAATGCTGACATTGTCCTGCTATCTATCGCTGGCATTTATCGGCTTGGTTCCTGCGTGGCTTGCGGTGGTGGTCTTTTTTAAAGACCTGTTTATGATTCTGGGTGCCGCAATTATCTTTTTCTGTGGCTGGGAACTCAAGGTTGAGCCGAGCCGTTGGGGAAAGCACACCACCTTTTTGCAGCTGATTACTGTCGCGGCAGTGCTTTTAATTGTTGTGACCGGTTGGTCAGGCAGCTGGATCTCCTGGCTATTCTATTTGACCGGGCTGCTGACAATTTTTTCCGGTGGTCATTATATTTTTCAACGCTTACGTACTTTGCCGGAACAACCACAACTGCCGGCATGA
- a CDS encoding DEAD/DEAH box helicase, with protein MDFQTFDFQPQIMSGIKAAGYLAPTPIQEQAIPAVLSGSDVMGLAQTGTGKTAAFALPILQRLSSGSKGHVRALVVAPTRELAEQIHESFTSLGQQTGLRSVTVYGGVSINPQIAKLKRGAEIVVACPGRLLDHLRQGTIDLSHLEVLVLDEADQMFDMGFFPEIRRILKHLPSKRQTLLFSATMPKEIRHLAHEVLHDAVTVQVGTTAPAETVSHALYPVAQHLKTALLRELLKRTDTESVLVFTRTKHRAKRLGQQLDRDGYRATSLQGNLSQNQRQKALEGFRKGTFQILVATDIAARGIDVSQVSHVINYDVPSTPESYIHRIGRTGRAARKGDAFTMITNEDRGMVRAIERLLKSTIECHTLDNFDYSAAAPPRDPAKGRKQGSPPADRRRVAAKSGSRSGKSGSRSNKSAQGGHRSRGRQSQATV; from the coding sequence ATGGATTTTCAAACTTTCGATTTTCAACCTCAGATCATGAGCGGCATCAAGGCCGCTGGTTATCTTGCTCCCACTCCGATTCAGGAACAGGCTATCCCTGCAGTGCTCAGTGGAAGCGATGTAATGGGGTTGGCGCAGACCGGCACCGGAAAAACCGCCGCTTTTGCTTTGCCTATTCTGCAGCGTTTGTCCAGCGGCAGCAAAGGTCATGTACGTGCTCTGGTTGTTGCGCCGACTCGTGAGCTGGCAGAACAAATACACGAATCCTTTACTAGCCTAGGTCAACAGACTGGCCTTCGCAGTGTCACGGTCTATGGTGGCGTTAGCATCAATCCGCAGATTGCTAAACTGAAGCGAGGCGCCGAGATCGTTGTGGCTTGCCCAGGGCGCTTGCTCGATCATCTCCGGCAAGGAACCATCGATCTGTCGCACCTCGAGGTATTAGTCCTCGATGAGGCCGATCAGATGTTCGATATGGGCTTTTTCCCGGAGATTCGACGTATTCTCAAACATTTGCCCAGTAAGCGGCAGACATTGCTGTTTTCAGCGACCATGCCTAAGGAAATTCGCCATCTGGCTCATGAGGTGCTGCACGATGCTGTGACCGTTCAGGTCGGTACCACGGCCCCGGCAGAAACGGTTAGCCATGCACTTTATCCGGTGGCTCAACATCTTAAGACAGCGCTGTTGAGGGAACTTCTAAAACGCACCGATACCGAATCGGTATTGGTATTTACCCGCACCAAGCATCGCGCTAAACGATTGGGGCAGCAGTTGGACCGTGATGGTTATCGGGCAACGTCATTGCAGGGTAATCTGTCGCAGAATCAACGTCAAAAAGCTTTGGAGGGTTTTCGCAAAGGCACCTTCCAAATTTTGGTGGCGACCGATATCGCTGCTCGGGGAATCGATGTGAGCCAGGTCTCTCATGTCATCAATTACGACGTACCATCGACACCGGAGTCCTATATTCACCGCATTGGTCGTACCGGTCGAGCCGCTCGAAAAGGAGATGCTTTCACCATGATCACCAATGAGGACCGGGGGATGGTGCGGGCCATTGAAAGGCTTCTTAAAAGTACCATCGAATGTCATACCCTGGACAATTTCGACTACAGTGCAGCAGCGCCGCCCCGGGATCCGGCCAAGGGCCGTAAACAGGGCTCCCCACCTGCCGACCGTCGGCGTGTAGCAGCTAAGTCCGGCAGCCGATCGGGTAAAAGCGGATCTCGTTCCAATAAGTCTGCTCAGGGAGGCCACCGCTCACGCGGCCGGCAGAGCCAGGCAACCGTATAA
- a CDS encoding AsmA family protein — translation MTNSRKFIAAITAAVIVGLVALVVLTKFLVTPERVKGLLLPRVEKALNRQVGIEQVDISLFSGIVLKNIEVKELKDATNFLQAEAITLRYRFWPLFRMRVEIDEISVDKPKIRLERWTDGTFNFSDLIPTADKKTATAQGETDLSAEESTTGNIQLLISQLAVRQGTVQLIDHQVAADPLSYKLDDFSLQVSQFSLQQDFPAQLSATLNGAPLSINGVVNLAKSSAEVKIVMPGLDVMPFAPYFGEQLPGRLDRAEIDLDLQLSGNREVLASEGQVRLHNVDLQLDAMPQAPLKGAKIDIDYDIDLDLKSQRLVVDHGRLSLNEVPLYVAGEIQQGAKKSLDLNLRINELNIAKVLKAFPAGLVKDFVPLEPAGLITARIHLAGTPERPRELVQDAEMRLDGVQALVGTLRPSLTGLVSINGDALLTENLVLVVGDNRLQLECEASSFTKLPIVAVANVRSDHVIIDQLLPRESSSSAGALTSSKSTGAASPSTPPEPLDLPLILSGTATIKQAFYRGLPIDGLQTRYRFQNNQLQIEDLVGQVAGGSFKNNSLIDLGRPGFAYRTQLSTLGVQADPLLRVFVPKAAGSVYGLMNLDLDLKGQGTDFEVVRNQLSGQGSLLLREGRVTGTNLLKELSNFLGLPELSVMGFDQASGRFAINKGRFDLTSSLVSQDLRFAPRGDVGLDGTLNLALDLRLSPDLTEKLDGSGRFAQLLVDADGWGQVPLRVKGSVARPKFALDTAFIKGALKGKAEKKLQETLEEKLFRKEVPADQEDSREKEKKLLEGVIKGLFGQ, via the coding sequence ATGACTAACTCTAGGAAATTTATCGCGGCAATTACGGCGGCCGTGATCGTGGGTCTGGTCGCTCTCGTTGTATTGACTAAGTTTCTGGTAACGCCGGAACGGGTCAAAGGGCTGTTGCTGCCACGCGTTGAGAAGGCCTTGAACCGCCAGGTTGGAATTGAGCAGGTCGATATCAGTCTCTTTTCCGGCATTGTTCTTAAAAACATTGAAGTTAAAGAACTAAAGGATGCAACGAACTTCCTGCAAGCCGAGGCCATAACCCTGCGTTACCGTTTCTGGCCCCTGTTTCGTATGCGGGTAGAGATTGACGAGATTTCCGTCGATAAACCGAAAATTAGGCTGGAGCGATGGACCGATGGAACCTTTAATTTTAGCGATCTGATCCCAACGGCCGATAAAAAAACTGCCACGGCACAGGGTGAAACAGACCTATCCGCAGAAGAGTCCACAACGGGCAATATTCAGTTGTTGATTTCCCAGTTGGCCGTCCGGCAAGGAACCGTTCAACTAATCGATCACCAGGTCGCCGCTGACCCGCTTAGTTATAAACTCGATGATTTTTCATTGCAGGTCAGCCAGTTTTCCCTTCAACAAGACTTTCCCGCGCAGTTGTCAGCCACATTGAACGGGGCGCCCTTGTCCATCAACGGGGTTGTCAATCTTGCTAAAAGTTCAGCAGAAGTCAAAATAGTCATGCCTGGCTTAGATGTCATGCCTTTTGCCCCATACTTTGGTGAGCAGTTACCGGGTCGTCTGGATCGTGCTGAAATTGATCTGGACTTGCAATTATCGGGGAATCGGGAAGTGCTCGCCAGCGAAGGACAGGTGCGGCTGCATAATGTCGACTTGCAGTTGGACGCTATGCCCCAAGCCCCTTTAAAGGGGGCTAAAATTGACATCGATTATGATATTGATCTCGATCTGAAGAGCCAACGACTCGTGGTTGATCACGGCCGGTTGTCCTTAAACGAGGTACCGCTTTATGTCGCCGGTGAAATACAACAGGGTGCAAAAAAGTCGCTAGATTTGAATTTGCGTATAAATGAGCTGAATATCGCCAAAGTTCTAAAGGCCTTTCCCGCCGGACTGGTCAAGGACTTTGTCCCCCTGGAGCCTGCCGGTCTGATTACAGCGAGAATTCATCTAGCTGGCACACCTGAGCGCCCCAGGGAATTGGTGCAGGATGCTGAAATGCGCTTAGACGGTGTGCAGGCGCTCGTTGGCACACTAAGACCGTCACTGACCGGCCTGGTTTCGATCAATGGCGATGCGTTACTGACGGAAAACCTGGTGCTGGTTGTCGGCGATAATCGCCTTCAACTTGAATGCGAAGCTTCTTCTTTTACTAAATTGCCCATTGTAGCGGTTGCAAATGTTCGTAGTGATCACGTTATTATCGATCAACTGCTTCCCCGGGAAAGTTCATCATCCGCTGGAGCCTTGACTTCTTCTAAGAGTACTGGGGCAGCGTCGCCATCTACTCCACCGGAGCCTTTGGACCTTCCGCTTATACTCTCCGGCACAGCTACGATTAAGCAGGCCTTTTATCGAGGTTTGCCCATTGACGGCCTTCAGACACGCTATCGTTTCCAGAACAATCAGCTTCAAATTGAAGACTTGGTCGGCCAGGTCGCCGGGGGCTCATTCAAGAACAACTCCCTTATCGATCTTGGGCGTCCAGGCTTTGCCTATCGAACCCAACTTTCCACCCTCGGCGTTCAGGCCGACCCATTGCTAAGAGTTTTTGTTCCCAAAGCTGCTGGTTCCGTTTATGGTTTGATGAATCTAGACCTCGATCTGAAGGGGCAAGGGACCGATTTTGAGGTTGTTCGTAATCAATTGAGTGGCCAGGGGAGTTTGTTGTTGCGAGAAGGGCGTGTAACCGGCACTAATTTATTGAAAGAATTGTCGAATTTTCTTGGTCTGCCTGAATTGAGCGTTATGGGGTTCGATCAAGCCAGCGGGCGTTTTGCTATCAATAAGGGCCGTTTTGATCTAACCAGTAGTTTGGTCAGCCAGGATCTTCGTTTCGCCCCGCGAGGTGATGTCGGCCTTGACGGTACCCTGAATCTCGCCCTGGATCTTCGTTTGTCGCCAGACTTGACCGAAAAACTTGATGGTAGCGGCCGTTTTGCTCAGTTGTTGGTTGATGCCGATGGTTGGGGGCAGGTTCCTCTCCGGGTGAAGGGATCCGTTGCCCGCCCGAAATTTGCCTTGGATACTGCGTTCATAAAGGGCGCATTGAAAGGAAAAGCTGAAAAAAAACTTCAGGAAACCTTGGAAGAAAAGCTGTTCCGTAAAGAAGTTCCAGCCGACCAGGAAGATTCACGGGAAAAGGAGAAGAAGCTTCTGGAGGGTGTTATTAAGGGCTTGTTCGGTCAATAA
- a CDS encoding glycoside hydrolase family 3 protein, with product MSIKWRQFLCAALLVFLLDLYFSRPAAVPPPPPLSLQARIGQMLLVCFEGSRLSAQHPLLQDIRLGHLGGVMLRSQPADEAKGPGNIVSPDQLQALTHSLQSASPTPLLIAVDQEGGKVSRLKPRDGFPTTTSFAQLGQMNDLAKTRTESEAIAKTLHRYGVNFNFSPVVDLNSNPKNPVIGFWERSFSTDPAIVTAHAGQVIAAHRSHGIATCLKHFPGHGSSKTDSHRGFVDITETWEKAELLPFVNLIDAGLADAIMTGHVYNAQLDAKLPATLSRPIITELLREEMKYDGVVISDDLRMNAIRRHYSFPETIERAINAGVDILLICASDDDLVSDTVALISDLVQQGRVSEQRIDQAYRRINRLKSNLATKVTQG from the coding sequence ATGTCCATAAAATGGCGGCAATTTTTATGCGCAGCACTTCTGGTATTTCTGCTCGACCTTTACTTTAGCCGACCGGCAGCGGTCCCTCCTCCACCGCCGTTATCCTTGCAAGCACGCATCGGCCAGATGCTGTTGGTCTGTTTCGAAGGTTCTCGGCTCTCTGCGCAACACCCTCTGCTGCAGGACATTCGTCTCGGTCACCTGGGAGGCGTCATGCTGCGCAGCCAGCCTGCTGACGAAGCCAAAGGGCCAGGCAATATCGTATCCCCCGATCAATTGCAGGCCCTGACCCATTCGCTTCAATCGGCGAGTCCTACCCCGCTGCTCATCGCTGTTGATCAGGAAGGAGGGAAAGTGAGCCGGCTAAAGCCTCGAGATGGCTTCCCAACGACAACCAGTTTCGCCCAACTCGGCCAAATGAACGATCTTGCCAAAACTCGCACGGAATCCGAGGCGATTGCCAAAACCTTGCATCGGTATGGCGTCAATTTCAACTTCAGCCCAGTGGTCGACCTGAACAGCAATCCGAAGAATCCGGTTATCGGTTTTTGGGAGCGGTCGTTCTCAACCGACCCTGCCATCGTAACGGCCCACGCTGGTCAAGTCATAGCGGCTCATCGCTCCCATGGCATAGCAACCTGTCTGAAACATTTTCCAGGCCACGGCAGTTCAAAAACCGATAGTCATCGAGGCTTTGTCGACATCACCGAAACCTGGGAAAAGGCAGAATTGCTGCCCTTTGTTAATTTGATTGACGCTGGCCTGGCAGATGCGATCATGACAGGGCATGTTTATAATGCACAGCTGGATGCAAAACTACCGGCAACCCTGTCCCGACCTATTATAACCGAACTGCTACGAGAAGAGATGAAATACGACGGGGTGGTTATTTCGGACGATCTGCGGATGAATGCGATCAGGCGGCACTATTCTTTTCCGGAGACGATAGAACGTGCCATCAATGCTGGAGTGGACATCTTATTAATTTGCGCCAGCGATGATGACCTTGTCAGCGATACCGTAGCCCTGATTTCCGACCTGGTACAACAGGGTCGCGTCAGCGAACAGCGAATCGATCAAGCTTATCGCCGCATCAATCGTCTGAAGTCAAATCTGGCAACCAAAGTGACACAGGGTTAA
- a CDS encoding cold-shock protein — protein sequence MAEGTVKWFNDAKGFGFIEQDNGPDVFVHFSAIQGDGFKSLAEGDRVSFDVTEGQKGPQASNVCKI from the coding sequence ATGGCAGAAGGTACAGTCAAATGGTTTAACGACGCAAAAGGTTTTGGTTTCATCGAGCAGGACAACGGCCCCGATGTTTTTGTCCACTTTTCGGCTATCCAGGGCGACGGATTCAAGTCCCTTGCTGAAGGAGACCGGGTCTCTTTCGACGTGACCGAAGGACAAAAAGGTCCTCAAGCTTCTAACGTCTGCAAAATCTAA
- the ade gene encoding adenine deaminase — protein sequence MQQKRLLAVARGDEPADLVLRNLQLVDVLNHQVYPASIAVCDGRIAAIDEACLGHEEHDLQGGFVCPGLIDAHAHIESTMLHPAEYARAVISHGVTTVIANPHEIANVLGMAGILYLLQAGDRAPLDILLTVPSSVPATALASSGATLTSKDIQSLGDHPKVVGLGEVMDFPGVVAGKDRLLKELSMFRGQVVDGHCPGLMGRDLQAYAAAGISSDHECVNIAEAAARLRSGMKVFFREGSAAHNLLDLLPLLDHYNERWISLCTDDLSPADLLTKGSIDNLLRMVMNAGVPPITALRMATLNPAEHYRLWDRGLLAPGRRADILVVDSLSEFQPKRVYRAGQLVETKEQPADRAERVPAKLAHTVRVDWQRLDLKVAAQGTHMRVIGVIPDQLTTTCRIMPAHIVAEEALACPKRDLLKMAVIERHRESGQCGLGFVTGMGLQRGAIASTVAHDHHNLMVIGGDDRSMLTAARAVAAVGGGQAVALGHEVLALLPLPVAGLMSDGAIEQVASSQNEVAQAARRLGCRLDDPFMTMSFLALEVIPELKLTDRGLVHVRTMKFVPLFVED from the coding sequence ATGCAACAAAAGCGGCTGCTGGCGGTGGCTCGTGGCGACGAACCCGCCGACCTTGTGTTACGCAATCTGCAGTTGGTCGACGTCCTTAACCATCAGGTTTATCCTGCCTCTATCGCGGTCTGTGATGGACGCATCGCCGCCATTGATGAAGCCTGTCTCGGCCACGAAGAGCACGATCTTCAGGGTGGCTTCGTTTGCCCGGGGCTGATCGATGCTCATGCCCATATCGAAAGCACCATGCTGCATCCCGCAGAGTATGCCAGGGCCGTGATTAGCCACGGTGTAACCACGGTGATTGCCAATCCTCATGAAATTGCCAACGTACTCGGTATGGCAGGGATACTTTATCTGTTGCAGGCCGGAGATAGAGCGCCTCTCGATATCCTGTTGACGGTGCCTTCGTCAGTGCCGGCTACCGCCTTGGCTTCTTCTGGGGCCACTTTAACCAGCAAGGATATTCAATCGCTGGGCGATCATCCAAAGGTGGTGGGTCTGGGCGAGGTGATGGATTTTCCTGGGGTGGTCGCCGGTAAAGATCGTTTATTGAAAGAACTCTCCATGTTTCGGGGGCAAGTTGTTGACGGCCATTGTCCGGGACTCATGGGAAGGGATCTCCAGGCCTACGCCGCGGCTGGAATCTCTTCTGATCACGAATGCGTCAATATTGCCGAGGCGGCGGCCCGCTTGCGAAGCGGTATGAAGGTCTTTTTCCGTGAAGGCAGTGCGGCGCACAACCTTCTCGATCTGCTGCCCTTGTTGGACCACTACAATGAGCGCTGGATTTCTTTGTGTACCGACGACTTAAGTCCCGCCGATCTGTTGACGAAAGGTTCCATCGACAATTTGCTGCGGATGGTCATGAACGCCGGGGTTCCGCCCATCACCGCTTTGCGCATGGCAACCCTTAACCCGGCCGAGCATTATCGGCTTTGGGATCGAGGGCTGCTCGCTCCTGGGCGTCGGGCGGATATTCTCGTGGTAGATAGCCTTTCCGAGTTTCAGCCGAAAAGAGTCTATCGGGCCGGTCAACTGGTAGAAACCAAAGAGCAGCCGGCAGACAGGGCAGAGAGGGTGCCTGCAAAGCTTGCGCATACGGTTCGGGTTGATTGGCAGCGGCTAGACCTCAAGGTGGCGGCGCAGGGAACTCACATGAGAGTCATCGGCGTAATTCCAGATCAACTGACGACGACCTGCAGGATTATGCCGGCCCATATCGTTGCTGAAGAGGCTCTGGCTTGTCCGAAACGAGATCTGCTGAAGATGGCGGTAATCGAACGACATCGCGAAAGTGGTCAATGCGGTCTTGGATTTGTGACCGGCATGGGTTTACAACGCGGGGCCATAGCCAGTACCGTGGCCCACGATCATCACAACCTGATGGTTATCGGTGGCGATGACCGTTCCATGCTGACGGCGGCACGGGCGGTTGCTGCCGTTGGTGGTGGCCAGGCGGTTGCTCTTGGTCATGAGGTTTTGGCGCTTTTGCCATTGCCTGTTGCCGGTCTGATGTCCGATGGTGCTATTGAACAGGTTGCCTCTTCCCAGAATGAGGTGGCCCAGGCCGCTCGTCGGCTTGGATGCAGGTTGGATGATCCGTTTATGACCATGAGTTTTCTGGCGCTGGAGGTCATTCCGGAATTGAAGCTTACCGACCGGGGTCTGGTCCATGTCCGGACCATGAAGTTTGTTCCTCTATTTGTGGAGGATTGA
- a CDS encoding ferritin-like domain-containing protein — MNVYDFAIQMETDAETFYRKLADESHIPGMKKIFSDLADDEQSHRQLFQNLKNQQVPDAVTESKVLEKAKNVFAKILAERQSLPSVMSNLESYRYALKLEAEGVRLYSDAAKREVDEEIKKVLLCIAKEEENHFNIVENIYNFVNAPNQYLAWVEFSSLGEFEAFGRETDI, encoded by the coding sequence ATGAACGTTTATGATTTTGCCATACAGATGGAAACAGATGCCGAAACCTTTTATCGAAAATTGGCGGACGAAAGTCATATCCCCGGCATGAAAAAAATATTTTCTGATCTGGCTGACGATGAACAGAGCCACAGGCAGTTATTTCAGAACCTGAAAAACCAGCAAGTGCCCGACGCTGTGACCGAGTCAAAGGTGTTGGAAAAAGCGAAGAACGTTTTTGCCAAAATCCTGGCTGAGAGGCAGAGCCTTCCTTCCGTAATGAGCAATCTTGAGTCTTATCGGTACGCCCTCAAACTTGAAGCGGAAGGCGTACGGTTATACTCTGATGCGGCAAAACGCGAAGTGGATGAGGAGATAAAAAAGGTCTTGTTGTGTATTGCCAAGGAGGAGGAAAATCATTTCAATATCGTCGAGAACATCTATAATTTTGTCAATGCTCCCAATCAATACCTAGCCTGGGTTGAGTTCAGCAGTTTAGGCGAGTTTGAGGCCTTTGGCCGTGAAACGGATATATGA
- a CDS encoding PxxKW family cysteine-rich protein, with amino-acid sequence MKCETVLPGIECTFWSKRGCVFEGNTCQPVVEECQGCERIVDSKVGQVCSAYPSPAQKWSAGLCNFATHKKVEIKSVDVKVNPLKASKKAAGK; translated from the coding sequence ATGAAGTGTGAAACCGTTCTCCCCGGCATTGAGTGTACCTTCTGGTCAAAGCGCGGTTGCGTCTTTGAAGGCAACACCTGTCAGCCCGTCGTCGAAGAATGTCAGGGCTGCGAGCGGATCGTCGACAGTAAAGTCGGCCAGGTCTGTTCGGCATACCCCTCTCCCGCTCAAAAGTGGAGCGCAGGTCTGTGTAATTTCGCTACCCACAAAAAAGTTGAAATCAAAAGTGTCGACGTTAAAGTCAACCCCCTTAAGGCTTCCAAAAAGGCCGCTGGCAAGTAA
- the hfq gene encoding RNA chaperone Hfq — translation MSKTPFNIQDQYLNQARKERVRVIIMMMSGQKLEGFIKSFDSFCVLVECSGDLLLYKHAISSITSADGSFRLHGSRD, via the coding sequence ATGTCTAAGACCCCATTTAATATTCAGGATCAGTATCTCAACCAAGCTCGTAAAGAGCGTGTCCGTGTAATAATTATGATGATGTCGGGGCAAAAACTGGAAGGGTTTATTAAATCGTTTGACAGCTTCTGCGTCTTGGTTGAATGCAGTGGCGACCTTCTTTTATACAAGCACGCCATTTCCTCAATCACCTCGGCTGATGGTTCCTTCCGTCTGCATGGCAGCCGAGATTAA
- a CDS encoding EVE domain-containing protein, with the protein MELKQGIEKSEKRKFWLMKSEPNCFSLNDLKNRPDGTEPWDGVRNYQARNLLRDDIKCGDGVLFYHSNISKPAIVGLARVVREGYPDYTALDPESDHFDPRASATNPLWYMVDVQYLASLEVPITRQDLARHPVLAGMGVLKKGNRLSVQPVTQEQWQAVLQVAGLEDPFGL; encoded by the coding sequence ATGGAATTGAAACAGGGCATAGAGAAATCTGAAAAGCGAAAATTTTGGTTGATGAAATCTGAACCGAATTGTTTTTCCTTGAATGACTTAAAGAATCGTCCGGACGGTACCGAGCCCTGGGACGGGGTTCGTAATTACCAGGCTCGTAATCTGTTGCGGGATGATATCAAATGTGGGGACGGTGTCTTATTCTATCACAGTAATATTTCAAAACCCGCTATCGTCGGATTGGCAAGGGTGGTCCGTGAAGGGTATCCAGACTATACAGCCCTTGACCCTGAATCCGATCACTTCGATCCCCGTGCATCAGCAACAAATCCTCTCTGGTATATGGTTGATGTGCAGTACCTGGCTTCCCTAGAGGTTCCTATAACTCGCCAGGATTTAGCTCGGCATCCTGTGCTTGCAGGCATGGGGGTACTGAAAAAGGGCAACCGTCTGTCCGTGCAGCCGGTTACTCAAGAACAATGGCAGGCCGTTTTGCAGGTGGCTGGTCTTGAAGACCCTTTCGGGCTTTAG
- a CDS encoding tetratricopeptide repeat protein, with protein sequence MNDCEQQARIALDNQDWPAAIRLFRQALKDSPQDAELSLLLADALCEFDKASEAVSVLEKALEKHPGEVELLFALGDLVFELDDSGKALECYREILRIDPEEGEAWASIGLVQYRQQCYVEAIDAYRTAAKLDGDSAFLFNCLGDAFLAQDDTEQALVCYQKALKLDPQEAHTHLNMAEIYQERGDLVSAKAACCEAIALDSELAEAYVALGNICLDLDETREALSSYQKFLAIEKSTVGREILAEVTALVEGLKAEMS encoded by the coding sequence ATGAATGATTGCGAACAACAGGCGCGTATCGCGCTGGATAATCAAGACTGGCCTGCTGCGATCCGTTTATTTAGACAGGCACTTAAAGATTCGCCGCAGGACGCAGAATTGTCTTTGCTTTTAGCCGATGCCCTGTGCGAGTTCGACAAGGCTTCAGAAGCGGTATCGGTGCTTGAAAAGGCTCTAGAAAAACATCCCGGGGAAGTAGAGCTTCTGTTTGCTCTCGGAGATTTAGTTTTTGAGCTTGACGACAGTGGTAAGGCTCTGGAATGTTATCGTGAAATTCTTCGGATAGACCCGGAAGAGGGCGAAGCTTGGGCCAGCATCGGTTTAGTTCAGTATCGGCAACAGTGTTATGTCGAAGCCATAGATGCTTATCGCACAGCTGCAAAATTGGATGGCGATTCGGCTTTTCTGTTTAACTGCCTGGGAGATGCCTTTCTTGCACAGGATGATACTGAACAGGCCTTGGTGTGCTACCAAAAAGCACTGAAGCTCGATCCGCAAGAAGCCCATACCCATCTCAATATGGCCGAAATATACCAAGAACGTGGTGACCTTGTTTCTGCCAAGGCAGCCTGTTGCGAAGCTATCGCCCTCGACTCAGAGTTGGCAGAGGCCTATGTGGCCCTTGGAAATATTTGCCTCGACCTGGATGAGACTCGCGAAGCACTGTCCAGCTATCAGAAGTTTCTGGCTATTGAAAAGTCGACCGTGGGGCGGGAAATTTTAGCTGAAGTTACCGCTCTGGTCGAAGGGTTGAAGGCAGAGATGTCTTGA
- the miaA gene encoding tRNA (adenosine(37)-N6)-dimethylallyltransferase MiaA: MKEGQRPLSLVVICGPTAGGKTSLALDLAEHFGVEIVSADSRQVYRGMDIGTAKASVEERAKVRHHLIDVVDPNENFTASDFIVYGRVALNDIADRSHLPLVVGGTGFYVDALLRGLVDAPGADPALRQELADWELQHGSGSLHTRLQAVDPVMAARLTPLDQVRIIRALEVYYQSGQRLSDLQGRHAAVKSPYRVLSIGLASQRDLLYDRINQRVDEMIQAGLLNEVQALLEQGYNPDLKALKTIGYQECVNHLLGNASLPDTISLIQRNSRRYAKRQLTWFRKNKDIIWLDSPREFAKVLKLIDHFIMSK; the protein is encoded by the coding sequence GTGAAAGAGGGTCAACGCCCCTTGTCTCTGGTGGTGATTTGCGGGCCGACGGCAGGAGGGAAAACATCGCTGGCTTTGGATCTTGCCGAGCACTTTGGAGTGGAAATAGTATCTGCGGATTCAAGGCAGGTCTATCGGGGGATGGACATTGGCACAGCCAAGGCAAGTGTCGAAGAGCGGGCCAAGGTCCGCCATCATCTGATCGACGTCGTCGATCCAAATGAGAACTTTACAGCCTCTGATTTTATCGTTTATGGTCGTGTCGCGCTCAACGACATTGCTGACCGTAGTCATCTGCCCCTGGTTGTTGGGGGGACCGGATTTTATGTCGACGCATTGTTGCGCGGCTTGGTTGATGCGCCAGGCGCCGACCCGGCGCTGCGTCAGGAATTGGCGGACTGGGAGCTTCAGCATGGATCCGGTAGTTTGCATACCCGATTGCAGGCTGTTGACCCGGTCATGGCTGCTCGGCTGACCCCCCTTGATCAAGTTCGAATTATACGAGCTCTGGAAGTTTATTATCAAAGCGGCCAACGATTGTCTGATCTGCAAGGGCGACACGCGGCTGTGAAAAGTCCTTATCGGGTCTTATCCATAGGTTTGGCGTCACAGAGAGACTTGCTGTATGATCGCATCAACCAGCGAGTTGATGAAATGATCCAGGCCGGTTTGCTAAACGAGGTTCAAGCGTTACTGGAACAAGGGTATAACCCCGATTTGAAGGCGTTAAAGACTATCGGTTATCAAGAATGTGTAAACCATTTGTTGGGTAATGCGTCTTTGCCGGACACTATAAGTTTGATTCAGCGCAATTCACGGCGTTATGCCAAGCGACAGTTGACCTGGTTTAGAAAGAATAAAGATATAATTTGGCTTGATTCCCCGAGAGAGTTTGCTAAGGTATTGAAGTTGATTGATCATTTTATAATGTCTAAATAA